In a genomic window of Styela clava chromosome 7, kaStyClav1.hap1.2, whole genome shotgun sequence:
- the LOC120328873 gene encoding uncharacterized protein LOC120328873 isoform X1, which translates to MKIIVAIVLCWICLSSCKKVPRPPCIHKINGTNGFVKFPGMLFNDKAKKIFTEGRKMRGICIIHGKIPENNDLILKIRPSVAHQNWISVGGRISENGTWKNMVIFQYNDQGSFDTYADHQYRTFARDGEYGTKDIMVPGYKFGHVRIVFPRKKTNLAISYSWTDTRKACKSLTEIADIVTCTDRRKVNSKCTVKCKTGSAPSPILYKLAGDGIKKKLPLMSTTCRGNGFQPPDWFPNISSTNYQTSVDGNFRRFIKRQLLPTLRVEPEVEEWYRAILIHPTVVEFSYEDSMNSHKCVSLENIADVCFWAEPRFVTDGIVNSWVDSCDYPIDYILKLFGEDGDTGIDPDTIPVPTKLTPKDRILQMDSEEAKLQLLWKLIEQREMYFKCVIESGQDCIIDEYEDLYNVLRKQVTTSKVDSIWDEFSGQVMNKCYPTHGIENGSRKPHCSSNICELVKVKLSGGKTSYKYKYKCASFRGRGRRGACIICRHGKNKLCETPKASG; encoded by the exons atgaaaattattgttgCAATTGTTTTGTGCTGGATTTGCTTGAGTTCATGTAAAAAAG TTCCGCGGCCACCATGTATCCACAAAATCAATGGTACAAATGGTTTTGTTAAATTTCCCGGAATGCTGTTTAATGACAAAGCGAAGAAAATATTTACAGAAGGGAGAAAAATGAGAGGAATTTGTATCATACACGGAAAAATAccagaaaataatgatttgatATTGAAAATACGCCCGTCAGTTGCCCACCAGAACTGGATATCG GTTGGTGGAAGGATTTCAGAAAACGGCACTTGGAAAAATATGGTCATTTTCCAATATAATGATCAAGGATCATTTGATACGTACGCAGACCATCAATATCGTACATTTGCAAGAGATGGTGAATATGGGACAAAAGACATAATGGTCCCAGGATACAAATTTGGCCATGTAAGAATTGTCTTCCCAcgaaaaaagacaaatttggCAATTTCATACTCGTGGACTGATACCC GAAAAGCCTGTAAATCGTTGACTGAGATAGCTGACATAGTAACGTGTACTGATAGAAGAAAGGTGAATTCAAAATGCACAGTGAAGTGTAAGACTGGATCCGCTCCTTCGCCGATATTATATAAACTAGCCGGAGATGGAATTAAAAAGAAACTTCCTCTAATGTCGACAACTTGCCG GGGAAATGGTTTTCAGCCGCCTGACTGGTTTCCTAACATTTCATCAACCAACTACCAAACGAGCGTCGATGGGAACTTCCGTAGGTTCATTAAGAGACAGCTGCTTCCGACACTGagagt GGAACCCGAGGTAGAAGAATGGTATCGTGCAATATTGATCCATCCAACTGTTGTGGAGTTTTCGTATGAAGATTCGATGAATTCACACAAATGCGTTAGTTTGGAAAACATAGCGGATGTCTGTTTTTGGGCAGAGCCAAGATTTGTCACGGATGGGATTGTG AATTCTTGGGTCGACAGTTGCGATTATCCAATTGATTACATTCTGAAGTTATTCGGCGAAGATGGAGACACTGGAATTGACCCAGACACAATTCCCGTTCCAACTAAACTAACACCAAAGGATCGAATTCTGCAAATGGATTCCGAAGAAGCAAAATTGCAACTTCTTTGGAAAttgatagagcaaagagaaatgtatttcaaatgtGTTATTGAAAGCGGACAG GATTGCATAATAGATGAGTACGAAGATCTGTACAATGTTTTGCGAAAACAAGTTACCACCTCTAAGGTAGACAGTATTTGGGATGAATTCAGTGGACAAGTAATGAAT AAATGTTACCCTACACATGGTATTGAAAATGGAAGTAGAAAACCTCATTGTTCTTCCAACATTTGTGAATTAGTCAAAGTGAAACTGAGTGGTGGAAAAACATCGTACAAATATAAGTACAAATGTGCAAGCTTTagag GACGTGGCCGCCGCGGTGCGTGTATTATTTGCAGACACGGAAAGAACAAACTGTGTGAAACACCGAAGGCATCTGGATAA
- the LOC120328873 gene encoding uncharacterized protein LOC120328873 isoform X2, translated as MLNSSIPNISENGVEAQVGGRISENGTWKNMVIFQYNDQGSFDTYADHQYRTFARDGEYGTKDIMVPGYKFGHVRIVFPRKKTNLAISYSWTDTRKACKSLTEIADIVTCTDRRKVNSKCTVKCKTGSAPSPILYKLAGDGIKKKLPLMSTTCRGNGFQPPDWFPNISSTNYQTSVDGNFRRFIKRQLLPTLRVEPEVEEWYRAILIHPTVVEFSYEDSMNSHKCVSLENIADVCFWAEPRFVTDGIVNSWVDSCDYPIDYILKLFGEDGDTGIDPDTIPVPTKLTPKDRILQMDSEEAKLQLLWKLIEQREMYFKCVIESGQDCIIDEYEDLYNVLRKQVTTSKVDSIWDEFSGQVMNKCYPTHGIENGSRKPHCSSNICELVKVKLSGGKTSYKYKYKCASFRGRGRRGACIICRHGKNKLCETPKASG; from the exons ATGTTAAACAGTTCCATTCCAAACATTTCCGAAAATGGAGTTGAGGCTCAG GTTGGTGGAAGGATTTCAGAAAACGGCACTTGGAAAAATATGGTCATTTTCCAATATAATGATCAAGGATCATTTGATACGTACGCAGACCATCAATATCGTACATTTGCAAGAGATGGTGAATATGGGACAAAAGACATAATGGTCCCAGGATACAAATTTGGCCATGTAAGAATTGTCTTCCCAcgaaaaaagacaaatttggCAATTTCATACTCGTGGACTGATACCC GAAAAGCCTGTAAATCGTTGACTGAGATAGCTGACATAGTAACGTGTACTGATAGAAGAAAGGTGAATTCAAAATGCACAGTGAAGTGTAAGACTGGATCCGCTCCTTCGCCGATATTATATAAACTAGCCGGAGATGGAATTAAAAAGAAACTTCCTCTAATGTCGACAACTTGCCG GGGAAATGGTTTTCAGCCGCCTGACTGGTTTCCTAACATTTCATCAACCAACTACCAAACGAGCGTCGATGGGAACTTCCGTAGGTTCATTAAGAGACAGCTGCTTCCGACACTGagagt GGAACCCGAGGTAGAAGAATGGTATCGTGCAATATTGATCCATCCAACTGTTGTGGAGTTTTCGTATGAAGATTCGATGAATTCACACAAATGCGTTAGTTTGGAAAACATAGCGGATGTCTGTTTTTGGGCAGAGCCAAGATTTGTCACGGATGGGATTGTG AATTCTTGGGTCGACAGTTGCGATTATCCAATTGATTACATTCTGAAGTTATTCGGCGAAGATGGAGACACTGGAATTGACCCAGACACAATTCCCGTTCCAACTAAACTAACACCAAAGGATCGAATTCTGCAAATGGATTCCGAAGAAGCAAAATTGCAACTTCTTTGGAAAttgatagagcaaagagaaatgtatttcaaatgtGTTATTGAAAGCGGACAG GATTGCATAATAGATGAGTACGAAGATCTGTACAATGTTTTGCGAAAACAAGTTACCACCTCTAAGGTAGACAGTATTTGGGATGAATTCAGTGGACAAGTAATGAAT AAATGTTACCCTACACATGGTATTGAAAATGGAAGTAGAAAACCTCATTGTTCTTCCAACATTTGTGAATTAGTCAAAGTGAAACTGAGTGGTGGAAAAACATCGTACAAATATAAGTACAAATGTGCAAGCTTTagag GACGTGGCCGCCGCGGTGCGTGTATTATTTGCAGACACGGAAAGAACAAACTGTGTGAAACACCGAAGGCATCTGGATAA
- the LOC144425215 gene encoding uncharacterized protein LOC144425215, which yields MKIIAVIVLTWICLSSCKKVPAPRQCIHKIDGTDGVVEFPGMMFNDKARKLFTEGRKMGRICIIHGKIPEHKDLILKIDSSVSYQNWISFGGRISEYGDWENMAILYYNDQGSVNVYTDHQYRTFARDGENGTKEIMLPGYKFGHVRIVFPRKKTNFTISYSWTTTRKACKSLTDIADIVTCTDRSNLNSNCTVKCKVGFAPSPILYNLARDGIKKKLPLMSTTCRGNGFQPPDWFPKISIQSTFDMDSFIYTYPEIPIPAFPIQILEPGVKEWYRAILISPEIVVDFWKEELMNSRECVGLENIADVCFGGKSTLMSSWFNGCDYPIDYLLEIFGEDGDTGIDPDTIPAPTKLTRRDRILKMDSKAKLQLLIKLIEQRARFFEYVVGIGQDSCVVDEYEDLYNILLTPVTTSKVDSIWDEFRGQVNNKCESTHKAQSGRIEPHCSDNICDLVKVKLSSGKTTYKYKYKCASFRGRGRRGACIICRHGENILCETPKASG from the exons atgaaaatcattgCTGTAATTGTTTTGACTTGGATTTGCTTGAGTTCGTGTAAAAAAG TTCCAGCTCCGCGCCAATGTATCCACAAAATCGATGGTACAGATGGTGTTGTTGAATTTCCCGGAATGATGTTTAATGACAAAGCTAGAAAATTATTTACAGAAGGGAGGAAAATGGGAAGAATTTGTATCATACACGGAAAAATACCTGAACATAAAGATTTGATATTGAAAATAGATTCGTCAGTTTCCTACCAAAACTGGATATCG TTTGGTGGAAGGATTTCAGAATACGGCGATTGGGAAAATATGGCCATTTTGTATTACAATGATCAAGGATCAGTTAATGTGTATACGGATCATCAATATCGTACATTTGCAAGAGATGGTGAAAACGGAACAAAAGAAATAATGCTTCCAGGATACAAATTTGGCCATGTAAGAATTGTCTTCCCAcgaaaaaagacaaattttacaatttcgTACTCGTGGACTACTACAC GAAAAGCCTGTAAATCGTTGACTGACATAGCTGACATAGTAACGTGTACTGATAGAAgcaatttgaattcaaattgcACAGTGAAGTGTAAGGTTGGATTCGCTCCTTCACCGATATTATACAACCTAGCCAGAGATGGAATTAAAAAGAAACTTCCTCTAATGTCGACAACGTGCCG aGGGAATGGTTTTCAGCCGCCAGACTGGTTTcctaaaatttcaattcaatcaaCCTTCGATATGGACTCATTCATCTATACCTATCCGGAAATTCCGATACCGGCTTTTCCGATACAGAtatt GGAACCTGGAGTCAAAGAATGGTATCGTGCAATATTGATTTCTCCAGAAATTGTTGTGGATTTTTGGAAAGAAGAATTAATGAATTCGCGCGAATGCGTTGGTTTGGAAAACATAGCTGATGTCTGTTTTGGGGGAAAGTCAACTTTAATG AGCTCTTGGTTCAACGGTTGCGATTATCCAATTGATTACCTTCTGGAGATATTCGGCGAAGATGGAGACACTGGAATTGATCCCGACACAATTCCCGCTCCAACTAAACTTACACGAAGGGATCGAATTCTGAAAATGGATTCCAAAGCGAAATTACAACTTCTTATCAAATTAATTGAGCAGAGAGCaagattttttgaatatgtcGTTGGAATAGGGCAG GATTCTTGCGTAGTAGATGAGTACGAAGATCTGTATAATATTTTGCTAACACCAGTTACAACCTCAAAGGTAGACAGTATTTGGGATGAATTCAGAGGACAAGTAAATAAT AAATGTGAATCAACACATAAAGCGCAAAGTGGACGTATAGAACCTCACTGTTCTGACAACATTTGTGATTTAGTCAAAGTGAAACTGAGTAGTGGAAAAACAACGTACAAATATAAGTACAAATGTGCAAGCTTTAGAG GACGTGGCCGCCGCGGTGCGTGTATTATTTGCAGACACGGAGAGAACATACTGTGTGAAACACCGAAGGCATCTGGATAA